The following are encoded together in the Vigna unguiculata cultivar IT97K-499-35 chromosome 2, ASM411807v1, whole genome shotgun sequence genome:
- the LOC114173085 gene encoding uncharacterized protein LOC114173085 isoform X2 yields MDSIPIFEGLNSQVPTSRSSFSFPSEPPDVGNWFSSYEYQSPDPDSNLSVGGFVFMENESQGDGEEVEERVKIRCLRPNGDNAVQEDEDNYNEEQCMNKNLEPFSSCSQLSEPPDIRNWFSSYVYESPEFDTCSILRDEASEENHCGKKLEFEVVKADGSKSVNGHPKGCVGPNNPSNKKTKVHDSAEVKKNSTTVDTPPKKILQPCMQDKTLQHNLGPTKYKETLDLNRTSPRHDRKGHPVSLDTDKSSTKSPKLLHKNDTQISNTKTDIQHDNKLDLSASATKTFSTRTAACTSNKENDGFVTTRKKICTGGNDENCWKKPEKILLERSTRTVTIPLQCGVTKRKALTEATNVQLYSDMGITGKWQCPQKRKPEVGPAMKQLRLERWVRRI; encoded by the exons AGCCCCCTGATGTTGGGAATTGGTTCTCTAGCTATGAGTATCAATCTCCCGATCCGGATTCGAATCTTAGTGTCGGAGGTTTTGTTTTCATGGAAAACGAATCTCAGGGAGATGGCGAAGAAGTAGAAGAAAGGGTAAAGATTCGATGTCTACGGCCTAATGGGGACAATGCAGTTCAAGAAGACGAGGATAATTATAACGAAGAACAGTGCATGAACAAG AATCTTGAACCATTCAGTTCATGTTCACAACTTTCAG AGCCTCCAGACATCAGAAACTGGTTCTCCAGCTATGTTTACGAGTCACCTGAGTTTGATACATGTAGTATTTTAAGAGATGAAGCTTCTGAAGAGAATCACTGTGGGAAGAAGCTTGAGTTTGAAGTCGTGAAAGCAGATGGAAGCAAGTCTGTTAATGGTCACCCGAAAGGGTGTGTTGGGCCCAATAACCCCTCTAATAAAAAGACAAAG GTTCATGATAGTGCTGAAGTGAAGAAAAATTCAACTACGGTTGACACTCCTCCAAAAAAGATTTTGCAGCCATGCATGCAAGATAAAACGCTGCAACATAATCTTGGTCCAACCAAGTACAAGGAGACATTGGACCTGAATCGCACAAGTCCTCGTCACGATCGAAAAGGACATCCAGTGTCACTGGATACCGATAAAAGTTCAACGAAATCTCCAAAGCTGCTGCATAAGAATGATACCCAAATATCAAACACAAAAACTGATATCCAACATGATAACAAGCTTGATTTGAGTGCAAGTGCAACTAAAACCTTCTCAACAAGAACTGCAGCGTGTACAAGCAATAAAGAAAATGACGGCTTTGTGACAACAAGGAAGAAGATTTGTACGGGAGGAAATGATGAAAATTGTTGGAAGAAACCTGAAAAGATATTGTTAGAGCGGTCAACAAGGACAGTCACAATTCCATTGCAATGTGGTGTTACAAAGAGAAAGGCTTTAACAGAAGCAACAAATGTTCAACTATATAGTGACATGGGGATAACAGGGAAATGGCAATGCCCACAGAAACGTAAACCTGAGGTTGGGCCTGCTATGAAACAACTTAGGCTCGAGCGCTGGGTTCGTAGAATTTGA
- the LOC114173085 gene encoding uncharacterized protein LOC114173085 isoform X1 has protein sequence MDSIPIFEGLNSQVPTSRSSFSFPSEPPDVGNWFSSYEYQSPDPDSNLSVGGFVFMENESQGDGEEVEERVKIRCLRPNGDNAVQEDEDNYNEEQCMNKNLEPFSSCSQLSEPPDIRNWFSSYVYESPEFDTCSILRDEASEENHCGKKLEFEVVKADGSKSVNGHPKGCVGPNNPSNKKTKYTCEVHDSAEVKKNSTTVDTPPKKILQPCMQDKTLQHNLGPTKYKETLDLNRTSPRHDRKGHPVSLDTDKSSTKSPKLLHKNDTQISNTKTDIQHDNKLDLSASATKTFSTRTAACTSNKENDGFVTTRKKICTGGNDENCWKKPEKILLERSTRTVTIPLQCGVTKRKALTEATNVQLYSDMGITGKWQCPQKRKPEVGPAMKQLRLERWVRRI, from the exons AGCCCCCTGATGTTGGGAATTGGTTCTCTAGCTATGAGTATCAATCTCCCGATCCGGATTCGAATCTTAGTGTCGGAGGTTTTGTTTTCATGGAAAACGAATCTCAGGGAGATGGCGAAGAAGTAGAAGAAAGGGTAAAGATTCGATGTCTACGGCCTAATGGGGACAATGCAGTTCAAGAAGACGAGGATAATTATAACGAAGAACAGTGCATGAACAAG AATCTTGAACCATTCAGTTCATGTTCACAACTTTCAG AGCCTCCAGACATCAGAAACTGGTTCTCCAGCTATGTTTACGAGTCACCTGAGTTTGATACATGTAGTATTTTAAGAGATGAAGCTTCTGAAGAGAATCACTGTGGGAAGAAGCTTGAGTTTGAAGTCGTGAAAGCAGATGGAAGCAAGTCTGTTAATGGTCACCCGAAAGGGTGTGTTGGGCCCAATAACCCCTCTAATAAAAAGACAAAG TATACATGTGAG GTTCATGATAGTGCTGAAGTGAAGAAAAATTCAACTACGGTTGACACTCCTCCAAAAAAGATTTTGCAGCCATGCATGCAAGATAAAACGCTGCAACATAATCTTGGTCCAACCAAGTACAAGGAGACATTGGACCTGAATCGCACAAGTCCTCGTCACGATCGAAAAGGACATCCAGTGTCACTGGATACCGATAAAAGTTCAACGAAATCTCCAAAGCTGCTGCATAAGAATGATACCCAAATATCAAACACAAAAACTGATATCCAACATGATAACAAGCTTGATTTGAGTGCAAGTGCAACTAAAACCTTCTCAACAAGAACTGCAGCGTGTACAAGCAATAAAGAAAATGACGGCTTTGTGACAACAAGGAAGAAGATTTGTACGGGAGGAAATGATGAAAATTGTTGGAAGAAACCTGAAAAGATATTGTTAGAGCGGTCAACAAGGACAGTCACAATTCCATTGCAATGTGGTGTTACAAAGAGAAAGGCTTTAACAGAAGCAACAAATGTTCAACTATATAGTGACATGGGGATAACAGGGAAATGGCAATGCCCACAGAAACGTAAACCTGAGGTTGGGCCTGCTATGAAACAACTTAGGCTCGAGCGCTGGGTTCGTAGAATTTGA